The following proteins are encoded in a genomic region of Sorangiineae bacterium MSr12523:
- a CDS encoding tryptophan 7-halogenase, protein MDVSTKRASTNGSVEHFDAIVIGGGPGGSTLATILAMRGHKILLLERESFPRYQIGESLLPSTTGAIGHLLGITDELARAGFPIKRGGSWYWGRRKETWTFDFTQSEVPGVVNAYQVERAKFDEILLRNAARKGVDVRERHPVTAILQEDGRVVGVRYGTPDGGTREARARIVADASGHSSPFHRIVGERVVADFFRNVSLFGYFRGGQRMPEPNDGNILVVSMEKGWVWYIPLAPDLTSVGVVMPQQNAAILKKGHEQAMNELLDGCPLIKGMLEGVPRVTEGIYGQYRVRKDWSYCNSKFWKPGMVLVGDTACFVDPLFSSGVHLSTYAALLAARSIHTTLLGEVDEAACFTEYERRYRAEYMIFYRFLQFFYDSNNDQEDYFRAAHEVLGDEKYEEDRQAFVRLVAGFGTGPDVQALAGASAPPSETKRIPLDAVFGIPSWLDVTSASGLGAKGPYLPGADALSISADGFRWVAQRPAESA, encoded by the coding sequence ATGGACGTTTCGACGAAACGAGCTTCGACGAATGGGAGCGTTGAGCATTTCGACGCCATCGTTATCGGTGGTGGCCCGGGCGGATCGACGCTCGCCACCATCCTCGCCATGCGGGGCCACAAGATTCTTCTTCTCGAGCGAGAAAGTTTTCCGCGTTATCAAATTGGTGAATCGCTCTTGCCGTCGACGACGGGGGCAATTGGTCATCTTCTCGGAATCACCGACGAGTTGGCCCGCGCCGGATTTCCCATCAAGCGCGGAGGTTCTTGGTACTGGGGACGTCGAAAAGAAACGTGGACGTTCGACTTTACCCAGAGCGAAGTGCCTGGTGTCGTAAACGCCTACCAGGTCGAACGAGCCAAGTTCGATGAGATTCTCTTGCGCAACGCCGCACGCAAAGGCGTCGACGTGCGCGAGCGCCACCCCGTCACGGCCATCCTCCAGGAGGACGGGCGCGTCGTCGGCGTGCGCTATGGGACGCCAGACGGCGGCACGCGCGAGGCACGGGCCCGCATCGTCGCCGATGCCAGCGGTCACTCGAGCCCCTTTCACCGGATTGTCGGCGAGCGCGTCGTGGCCGACTTCTTTCGCAACGTCTCCCTCTTTGGATATTTCCGCGGTGGACAGCGGATGCCCGAGCCGAACGACGGCAACATTCTCGTCGTATCCATGGAGAAGGGCTGGGTTTGGTACATTCCACTCGCGCCGGACCTCACGAGCGTAGGCGTGGTCATGCCGCAGCAAAATGCTGCCATCCTGAAGAAGGGGCATGAGCAGGCCATGAACGAGCTTCTGGATGGCTGCCCCCTCATCAAGGGCATGCTCGAAGGCGTGCCGCGCGTAACGGAAGGAATTTACGGACAATACCGTGTGCGCAAGGACTGGTCCTATTGCAATTCCAAGTTTTGGAAACCAGGGATGGTCCTGGTCGGCGATACCGCATGTTTCGTCGATCCGCTCTTTTCATCCGGCGTTCATCTATCGACGTATGCGGCGCTCCTCGCGGCGCGGTCCATCCACACGACCCTTCTCGGGGAGGTCGACGAGGCCGCATGTTTCACTGAATACGAACGGCGTTATCGGGCCGAATACATGATTTTCTACCGATTTCTCCAGTTCTTTTACGATTCCAACAACGACCAAGAAGATTACTTCCGCGCCGCGCACGAGGTGCTCGGAGACGAGAAGTACGAAGAAGACCGCCAGGCCTTCGTCCGTCTCGTTGCCGGGTTTGGCACCGGCCCCGACGTTCAAGCGCTTGCGGGAGCATCCGCGCCACCTTCCGAGACGAAGCGCATTCCGCTCGATGCCGTCTTCGGAATCCCGTCATGGCTGGACGTCACGTCTGCGTCCGGCCTCGGAGCCAAAGGGCCGTACCTTCCTGGGGCCGATGCACTCTCCATCTCGGCGGATGGTTTCCGCTGGGTTGCGCAGCGTCCAGCGGAATCGGCGTGA
- a CDS encoding acyl carrier protein produces the protein MPEIEIQTTLLELFTEKLQWNGPLPTGALSEHLSSLQLLTLIDAVEERFSIYLQPTEAAEIDTVDQIVATILREAK, from the coding sequence ATGCCCGAAATTGAAATTCAAACCACACTGCTCGAACTCTTCACGGAAAAACTGCAGTGGAACGGCCCATTGCCTACCGGTGCCTTGTCCGAGCACCTGAGCTCTCTGCAGCTGCTGACACTCATCGACGCCGTCGAGGAGCGCTTTTCCATTTACCTTCAGCCAACGGAGGCGGCCGAGATCGATACGGTGGACCAAATCGTCGCGACGATTCTTCGGGAGGCGAAATGA
- a CDS encoding acyl-CoA dehydrogenase produces MRYRPLELVEDLEQFLGDPTDPDTLFSFKNVAQLDASEHFPDAICSSLEDWGLHRYYVPSVHGGALEDYQEPLHLLRAISRRDLTVAIGHAKTFLGGVCAWTSATSAQANRLAESVLQRSAVSWGLTERNHGSDLLANEVTATRTQDGYVVRGEKWLINNATRGDIISLLVRSTPAGGPRGFDVLMVDKRRLREGSYRCLPKVATHGIRGADISGIVFEEAFVDADAVIGHPGTGIEVVLKSLQLTRILCCSLSLGASDHALRLATRFAGERRLYGRQLIELPRARRILANAYADHLLCEALSVVAARSIHVLTPELSVLSAVAKYLVPTRTDTTIGELARFIGARSVLADVFAEGMFQKVQRDHRVVGLFDGNTLVNLNSLINQFPVLARAAQQPAPTGDLHGLFDLSAPLPPFDRKRLSLLSVRGSRLLDTLPRSLDAIEQLLRADSGLEPLAVLCRALNEHTRQLLTTMAGVRPLAVAVPADAFALAHQMSLCIAGAAAIGLWLGSREHMADDSANSGLWQQGGWLLAVIARILTALGVRVPDHDATDDVLLSALTRQSQSGQMLSMLPCRLAEGMKLS; encoded by the coding sequence ATGCGTTATCGACCGCTTGAACTCGTTGAAGACCTGGAGCAGTTCCTCGGAGATCCGACCGATCCCGATACGTTGTTCTCCTTCAAAAACGTCGCCCAACTCGACGCGTCGGAACATTTTCCAGACGCGATCTGCTCGAGCCTGGAGGACTGGGGGCTGCATCGTTATTACGTGCCAAGCGTCCATGGCGGCGCATTGGAAGACTACCAAGAACCGCTGCACCTCCTGCGGGCCATTTCCAGGCGTGATCTCACCGTCGCCATTGGACATGCCAAGACGTTTCTCGGTGGCGTATGCGCCTGGACGTCGGCAACCTCCGCCCAAGCCAATCGATTGGCCGAAAGCGTTCTGCAACGCTCAGCCGTTTCCTGGGGATTGACCGAACGGAATCATGGGAGCGATCTACTCGCCAATGAGGTGACGGCAACACGGACACAGGACGGGTATGTCGTTCGAGGCGAAAAGTGGCTGATCAACAACGCGACACGCGGCGACATCATTAGCCTGCTGGTCCGATCGACACCGGCCGGCGGACCGCGCGGTTTCGACGTGCTGATGGTGGACAAGCGACGGCTCCGCGAGGGCAGCTATCGATGCCTCCCCAAAGTTGCAACCCACGGCATTCGTGGCGCCGACATCAGCGGGATTGTCTTCGAAGAGGCTTTCGTCGACGCCGATGCGGTCATTGGTCATCCTGGCACGGGCATCGAGGTCGTGCTCAAGAGTCTGCAACTTACCCGCATTCTCTGTTGCAGCCTTTCGCTGGGCGCGTCCGATCATGCGTTGCGGCTGGCCACCCGATTCGCGGGCGAGCGACGGCTTTATGGCCGTCAGCTCATCGAACTTCCGCGGGCGCGGCGCATTCTCGCCAACGCATACGCGGATCATCTCCTCTGCGAGGCACTCTCGGTCGTGGCTGCGCGGAGCATCCATGTGCTCACCCCCGAACTCAGTGTCCTCTCCGCGGTGGCCAAATACCTCGTTCCCACGCGTACGGACACGACCATCGGTGAGCTGGCTCGATTCATTGGGGCGCGTTCGGTGCTGGCCGACGTCTTCGCCGAGGGGATGTTTCAAAAGGTGCAGCGCGATCATCGGGTCGTCGGGTTGTTCGACGGCAACACGCTCGTCAATTTGAATTCGCTGATCAACCAGTTTCCCGTCCTCGCCCGCGCCGCCCAACAGCCTGCACCCACCGGGGATCTCCACGGCCTATTCGACCTCTCCGCACCACTGCCCCCTTTCGATAGAAAGCGACTTAGCTTGCTATCCGTACGTGGCAGTCGTCTGCTGGATACGCTTCCTCGCTCGCTCGATGCTATCGAGCAGTTGCTGCGTGCCGACAGCGGCCTCGAGCCGCTGGCGGTGCTGTGCAGGGCCTTGAACGAGCATACTCGGCAACTCCTGACGACGATGGCAGGCGTTCGACCCTTGGCCGTCGCCGTGCCAGCGGACGCCTTCGCTCTCGCTCACCAGATGTCGTTGTGTATCGCGGGCGCGGCCGCCATTGGACTGTGGCTAGGCTCCCGGGAGCACATGGCGGATGACTCCGCGAATTCCGGCCTTTGGCAGCAAGGCGGGTGGCTCTTGGCCGTCATCGCCCGAATCCTCACGGCCCTGGGCGTGCGCGTTCCCGATCACGATGCGACCGACGATGTCTTGCTGAGCGCGCTCACGAGGCAGAGTCAGTCCGGTCAAATGCTGTCGATGCTCCCCTGCCGACTTGCCGAGGGAATGAAGTTGTCATGA
- a CDS encoding acyl-CoA dehydrogenase, with amino-acid sequence MNAQPLEESFGDPRDIENPLGFAQILAADERGELLAAGERALDEWNFNAEFVPVALGGRLHGLDDLARRIRTVFRRDAALALGYGVTSLMAAVNIWASGSISQQQQAAKLLLARQRIAVGYHELEHGNDFLSNELRARRDGTMFRLDGHKQVINNCARAAAMVLFARTNDAPGARSHSLLFVDTRALERDQVRLLPRYRTSAMRGCMLGGIEFNDCAVPHDSLLGREGSGVQTALRSFQITRAALPGMALGILDTGLRTVTAFATERRLYSTHVSELPHARNALAQVFVDLLIADCFARSVARGMHLFPEQASAWAASVKYLVPSMIEQAMNDLSIILGARFYLREGAHAIFGKHYRDVPVISLGHAGSTACLLTILPQLYDMACRGWKAAEAPAALFGHGEVLPPLDFSRLRIAGLDQDALASMLLVAAESDYARPGEEAIGQMIRSLAGELGQLAETARHMRPADRGVEASAAAFGVAERYPLLLAASACIHTWRQHRAHEPGHWLAGTEWIRAALTRLTQRIQGHSTALPREVVEPLFVELRDRVEHNRSCCLDGEPLKG; translated from the coding sequence ATGAATGCTCAACCCCTCGAAGAGTCGTTCGGCGACCCGCGTGATATCGAGAACCCATTGGGGTTTGCCCAGATTCTGGCGGCGGACGAGCGCGGCGAGCTTCTGGCTGCGGGGGAAAGGGCATTGGATGAATGGAATTTCAATGCCGAATTCGTGCCGGTCGCACTGGGCGGGCGGTTGCATGGCCTGGATGATCTGGCGCGAAGAATACGCACCGTATTCCGCAGGGACGCTGCACTGGCACTCGGATATGGCGTCACCTCGTTGATGGCGGCCGTCAACATCTGGGCGTCGGGCTCAATCAGCCAGCAGCAGCAGGCGGCCAAGTTGCTATTGGCCCGGCAGCGCATTGCCGTCGGTTATCACGAGCTCGAGCACGGCAACGACTTCCTCAGCAACGAGCTTCGAGCGCGCCGCGACGGGACGATGTTCCGACTCGACGGGCACAAGCAGGTCATCAACAACTGTGCGCGCGCGGCCGCGATGGTCCTCTTCGCCCGCACCAATGATGCGCCCGGTGCACGGAGCCATTCGCTGTTGTTCGTGGATACCCGTGCACTAGAGCGAGACCAGGTTCGCCTGCTTCCCCGATATCGAACCTCTGCGATGCGCGGCTGCATGCTGGGCGGGATCGAATTCAATGATTGTGCGGTCCCCCATGACAGCCTGCTCGGCCGAGAGGGATCCGGCGTACAGACGGCATTGCGATCCTTCCAGATCACCCGGGCGGCATTGCCCGGCATGGCGCTGGGAATCTTGGACACGGGGCTGCGCACGGTCACGGCATTCGCAACCGAACGCCGATTGTACTCGACCCATGTGAGCGAGCTCCCCCACGCGCGGAACGCGCTGGCACAGGTATTCGTGGATTTGCTGATTGCCGATTGCTTCGCGCGATCGGTCGCGCGAGGGATGCACCTGTTTCCCGAGCAGGCAAGCGCGTGGGCGGCGTCCGTGAAATACCTCGTACCGTCGATGATTGAACAGGCCATGAACGATCTGTCGATCATCCTCGGCGCCCGGTTCTATTTGCGCGAAGGTGCGCATGCCATCTTCGGGAAGCACTACCGCGACGTGCCCGTAATCAGCCTTGGACATGCCGGCTCGACGGCGTGCCTGCTTACCATTTTACCGCAGTTGTACGATATGGCGTGTCGCGGCTGGAAAGCCGCGGAGGCACCCGCCGCACTGTTTGGCCATGGCGAAGTTCTGCCGCCGCTCGACTTCTCTCGACTTCGCATCGCGGGGCTCGACCAAGACGCGCTGGCCTCGATGCTGCTCGTCGCCGCCGAAAGCGACTACGCGCGTCCCGGCGAGGAAGCCATCGGCCAGATGATCCGCAGTCTGGCCGGTGAACTAGGCCAATTGGCCGAAACCGCCCGCCATATGCGGCCAGCCGATCGCGGTGTGGAGGCCAGTGCGGCCGCCTTTGGAGTCGCAGAACGCTATCCTCTTTTGTTGGCAGCAAGCGCGTGCATTCATACTTGGCGCCAGCATCGAGCCCATGAGCCCGGGCACTGGCTCGCGGGAACCGAGTGGATACGGGCAGCTCTGACCCGGCTCACACAGCGCATCCAGGGTCACAGCACCGCGTTGCCCAGGGAGGTCGTCGAGCCGCTCTTCGTCGAGCTCAGAGATCGGGTAGAGCACAATCGCTCGTGCTGTCTCGATGGCGAACCATTGAAGGGTTGA
- a CDS encoding MBL fold metallo-hydrolase translates to MWYTDVGCVDEDLIVLGTIKNPVFLTGSGDDWALIEGGLTRHAPLVLRQLHHVLGDIRRIRRWLVTHSHYDHCGLLGQLYPYMPWVTVYASPETAKAFQSERARAVVQKISDATKSLAAPDEERPELPNPVLPPTVLSDIPITTVVDGDRVELDGRRSMLVRKTPGHSRCQIAYFDESRGRAFVSDALGELVEESYFCPLSFDDLAAYRTSIESIANLGAEEIVLGHHGRLTGAQAARAAADAKDGLERFADDARKLLPDARGALKTVAEQLSQRLHAPSVTFVPQDLHVQSMLRMLDLLEKDHALA, encoded by the coding sequence ATGTGGTACACGGACGTAGGCTGCGTCGACGAAGACTTGATCGTGCTCGGGACCATCAAGAATCCGGTCTTCTTGACTGGGAGTGGCGACGATTGGGCGTTGATCGAGGGCGGTCTGACACGGCACGCACCGCTCGTTCTCCGTCAGCTCCATCACGTGCTCGGAGATATCCGCCGCATCCGCCGATGGCTGGTGACCCACTCCCACTATGATCATTGTGGGCTTCTCGGTCAGCTCTATCCCTACATGCCTTGGGTTACCGTCTACGCATCGCCCGAAACGGCCAAGGCCTTCCAGAGCGAGCGTGCGCGGGCGGTCGTCCAGAAAATTAGCGATGCGACCAAGTCGCTCGCGGCGCCCGACGAGGAACGTCCGGAGCTACCGAATCCGGTGCTTCCGCCGACCGTACTGTCCGATATACCGATTACCACGGTGGTCGATGGCGATCGCGTCGAGCTCGATGGTCGGCGGTCGATGCTCGTGCGAAAAACACCAGGCCATAGTCGCTGCCAGATTGCCTATTTCGACGAGAGTCGCGGGCGGGCGTTCGTATCCGACGCTCTTGGAGAGCTGGTCGAGGAAAGCTATTTTTGTCCGTTGTCGTTCGACGATCTCGCGGCCTATCGCACGTCCATCGAAAGCATTGCGAATCTCGGTGCGGAGGAAATCGTGCTCGGTCACCACGGAAGGCTCACCGGTGCGCAAGCCGCGCGGGCGGCCGCAGACGCCAAAGACGGGCTCGAACGGTTTGCCGACGACGCGCGAAAGCTTTTGCCAGATGCGCGCGGCGCGCTCAAAACGGTGGCCGAGCAGCTCTCCCAGCGCCTGCACGCGCCGAGTGTTACGTTCGTGCCGCAGGATCTGCACGTTCAAAGCATGCTTCGCATGCTCGATCTTCTCGAGAAAGACCACGCTCTCGCATGA
- a CDS encoding beta-ketoacyl-ACP synthase 3, with amino-acid sequence MAASLSTSESAFFGPVLLPRARIASVGFSLPKKVIDNDYLATLMSTSDDFIVTRTGLRERRHVTPSVPTSELMVEAGARAIERARLSPADIDLMIVSTLSPDHHDPSQANLIQPKLGLRHIPCFDIRAQCSGFLYGIEIGAQYIQTRRCRNVLVISGEVLSKRMDCSNDGRNLAVLLADGAGAAVLQASNDVGVGLIDQVTGADGSHFRDLWTEAPGTAHETFLPPELMTRGAHQFRMQGRQLFEHAVEAMVSCAKELLARNHLSVSDLDLVIPHQPNPRILERVNQLLEIPEGKLLMTNHLGNMGSASLPVVLGMSIDEGRVRPGTLCMLLAYGAGSTWSAAIHRF; translated from the coding sequence ATGGCTGCAAGCTTAAGCACATCAGAGAGCGCGTTCTTCGGCCCAGTGCTCCTGCCGCGGGCGCGAATTGCCAGCGTCGGCTTTTCCCTTCCAAAGAAGGTGATCGACAACGATTACCTTGCCACGCTCATGAGCACGTCGGACGATTTCATCGTCACCCGAACGGGGCTCCGCGAGCGCCGTCACGTCACGCCTTCCGTGCCGACATCCGAGTTGATGGTGGAGGCTGGGGCCCGAGCGATCGAGCGCGCTCGCCTGTCGCCGGCCGACATCGACCTGATGATTGTGAGCACGTTGAGTCCGGATCATCATGATCCTTCTCAAGCGAATCTCATTCAACCGAAGCTCGGATTGCGGCATATTCCATGTTTCGATATCCGCGCTCAATGTTCGGGCTTTCTGTACGGGATCGAAATCGGAGCCCAGTACATTCAGACCCGTCGATGCCGAAATGTGCTGGTCATAAGCGGCGAAGTGCTTTCCAAGCGCATGGACTGCTCCAACGACGGGCGAAACCTCGCGGTCCTTTTGGCGGATGGCGCTGGCGCCGCGGTTTTGCAGGCGAGCAACGATGTTGGCGTGGGCCTGATCGATCAGGTCACGGGCGCGGACGGAAGCCACTTTCGGGATCTCTGGACCGAGGCTCCGGGAACTGCGCACGAAACATTCCTGCCGCCGGAGCTCATGACCCGTGGAGCACACCAGTTTCGCATGCAGGGGCGTCAACTCTTCGAGCACGCCGTGGAAGCCATGGTGTCGTGCGCGAAGGAGCTCCTAGCCCGGAATCACCTCTCGGTGTCGGATCTCGACCTCGTGATCCCGCACCAGCCGAACCCGCGCATTCTCGAACGCGTCAACCAGCTCTTGGAAATCCCCGAGGGCAAATTGCTGATGACCAATCATCTCGGCAACATGGGATCGGCTTCGTTGCCGGTCGTACTCGGGATGAGCATCGACGAAGGACGCGTGCGACCCGGCACACTTTGCATGTTGCTCGCCTATGGCGCGGGCTCGACCTGGTCCGCCGCCATTCACAGATTCTGA
- a CDS encoding 3-oxoacyl-ACP synthase III family protein, whose translation MMLAAPHREKVPVAVRSLACLFPARSVSNSEPPYTQIPDVPHDWWQFWGVQRRGMFDAAAGETHDRLAVRACREALRIAELEAADIDLVLANTSNLVVSTSTGPRFFPRLAPVIREELRARSAVAMDVEQECLSFLIHLQNAVNLIRMGRCKRVLVCSVEHITDLLDYTDKSATIFGDAAAAAVVTADSDGASLLGSSYVSRPEHYDLATLRWRNPRYKPKNELVPDDFHTYFDLREDAADGMRKFVPVFVPEMVKQALERARLRADDVDYFVFHQPSPILIRGWANALGVARNRYCTTLETRGSLVSASMPITLHHAIEQGHVGPGKTIVIAGASTGWGFGAQVWRWGETRINALG comes from the coding sequence ATGATGCTCGCGGCCCCTCATCGGGAAAAAGTTCCGGTGGCGGTGCGCAGCCTCGCATGCCTGTTCCCGGCGCGCAGCGTTTCGAACAGCGAGCCTCCGTACACGCAAATCCCCGACGTTCCTCACGACTGGTGGCAGTTCTGGGGCGTTCAACGCCGTGGGATGTTCGACGCGGCAGCAGGCGAGACGCACGATCGTCTAGCCGTTCGTGCATGCCGTGAAGCCTTGAGGATCGCGGAGCTCGAAGCGGCCGACATCGATCTCGTGCTCGCCAACACGTCGAACCTCGTGGTCTCGACCAGCACGGGCCCAAGGTTCTTTCCCCGCCTCGCGCCCGTGATTCGCGAAGAGCTGCGCGCTCGGTCTGCCGTTGCCATGGACGTGGAGCAAGAGTGTCTCTCGTTCCTGATCCATCTGCAAAATGCAGTGAATTTGATTCGCATGGGCCGCTGCAAGCGCGTGCTGGTGTGCAGTGTCGAGCATATTACCGACTTGCTCGATTACACGGACAAATCAGCCACCATCTTCGGCGACGCCGCGGCCGCCGCCGTGGTGACCGCGGATTCGGACGGAGCATCGCTTCTTGGCTCCTCGTACGTGAGCAGGCCGGAGCACTACGATCTCGCAACCCTTCGCTGGAGGAATCCTCGTTACAAACCCAAGAACGAGCTCGTGCCCGACGACTTTCACACGTATTTCGATTTACGTGAGGACGCGGCAGATGGCATGCGCAAGTTCGTTCCGGTGTTCGTTCCGGAGATGGTGAAACAGGCGCTCGAACGTGCGCGCCTCCGCGCCGACGATGTGGACTACTTCGTTTTTCACCAGCCGTCCCCCATTCTGATACGCGGCTGGGCGAACGCCCTTGGTGTCGCGCGGAACCGTTACTGCACCACCCTCGAAACCCGCGGCTCGCTCGTCTCCGCTTCCATGCCGATCACGTTGCACCATGCGATTGAGCAAGGCCACGTAGGCCCGGGCAAAACCATCGTCATCGCGGGCGCCTCCACGGGCTGGGGCTTCGGCGCCCAAGTCTGGCGGTGGGGTGAAACGCGGATCAACGCGCTCGGATGA
- a CDS encoding AMP-binding protein, with translation MTPPVPPTLPGATLIDRLTSAAGACASNGIHFVDRDEGETWFGWDTIRAGALRAAGGLAAAGIGPGDRVALVLPTSPELVFALLGTISLGAIPFVLAAPRRLGRLEEYRERTVAMLRATRAAALVTDARVRRSLDSVLARYEPRFGALLVEELDRGPTREPSAISPDDLALVQFSSGTTVHPKPVAVTHRQILANCDAMAERMYPPGPEPVHVSWLPLHHDMGLIGCVFNAMCRGIKLVLMAPEIFIAKPSLWLRAMARHRATITVAPNFAYAQCTAKVSDEELEGADFSGWTMALCGAEPISAEVARRFNTRFARWGLAETAFAPVYGLAEATLAVTFTPFQERPFRSIHVDRKSLSEGRPVPGPGVELVSVGKPIRTVEIELRRTEDRVPCASGEVGNIWVRGPSVMAGYLDRDDAPIENGWLDTGDLGVVLDDELYITGRAKDIIIINGENHLPHDIEDAVNRVAAVRTGFVAAAAEVGENGERLLVFVEQRKASANLAEECWKAVLSATGLEPALVVALAPGSIPQTTSGKIRRGETLRRWQQGILTPPESGRGQSASVKSLFGSLSGNYQVDSTNLGDE, from the coding sequence ATGACGCCCCCGGTTCCTCCGACCTTACCGGGGGCGACCCTCATCGATCGACTGACGTCTGCCGCGGGTGCATGCGCATCGAACGGCATCCATTTCGTGGACCGGGACGAGGGTGAGACGTGGTTTGGTTGGGACACGATTCGCGCGGGCGCGCTGCGCGCTGCCGGAGGGCTCGCGGCCGCCGGAATCGGCCCGGGCGATCGCGTCGCACTCGTGTTGCCGACCAGTCCGGAACTCGTGTTCGCGCTCTTGGGTACCATCAGCCTCGGCGCCATCCCGTTCGTGTTGGCGGCCCCTCGCCGATTGGGGCGCCTCGAAGAGTATCGCGAGCGCACAGTCGCGATGTTGCGCGCCACCCGAGCCGCCGCGCTCGTGACCGATGCCCGCGTGCGGCGCTCGCTCGACTCCGTGCTCGCGCGGTACGAGCCAAGATTTGGCGCACTTTTGGTCGAGGAGCTGGATCGCGGCCCGACGCGGGAACCGAGCGCCATTTCCCCTGATGACTTGGCGCTCGTACAGTTCTCGTCGGGCACGACCGTCCATCCGAAGCCGGTGGCGGTCACGCATCGCCAGATTTTGGCCAATTGTGATGCGATGGCGGAGCGAATGTACCCGCCCGGCCCCGAGCCGGTGCATGTATCGTGGCTTCCCCTTCATCACGACATGGGGCTCATTGGTTGCGTGTTCAATGCCATGTGCCGCGGCATCAAGCTCGTGCTCATGGCACCTGAAATCTTCATCGCGAAGCCATCGCTTTGGCTTCGCGCGATGGCTCGCCACCGCGCCACCATCACGGTCGCACCCAATTTCGCCTATGCGCAGTGCACGGCGAAGGTCAGCGACGAGGAACTGGAAGGAGCCGATTTTTCCGGATGGACCATGGCTCTCTGCGGGGCCGAGCCCATTTCCGCCGAGGTCGCTCGTCGATTCAATACGCGATTTGCACGATGGGGCCTTGCCGAAACCGCATTCGCACCCGTCTACGGGCTCGCCGAAGCCACTCTCGCGGTTACATTCACGCCATTCCAAGAACGGCCGTTCCGATCCATTCACGTCGACCGCAAGTCGTTGAGTGAAGGGCGCCCCGTGCCGGGGCCGGGGGTCGAACTCGTGAGCGTGGGCAAACCCATTCGCACCGTCGAGATCGAGCTCCGTCGAACGGAGGACCGAGTGCCCTGCGCATCGGGCGAAGTAGGGAACATTTGGGTTCGTGGGCCTTCCGTGATGGCGGGCTACCTCGATCGCGACGACGCCCCGATCGAAAACGGATGGCTCGATACCGGCGACCTCGGTGTCGTACTCGACGACGAACTCTATATTACGGGTCGCGCCAAAGACATCATCATCATCAACGGCGAAAACCACCTCCCGCACGACATCGAGGACGCGGTGAATCGAGTTGCGGCCGTTCGCACGGGCTTCGTCGCGGCAGCCGCCGAGGTGGGCGAGAATGGCGAGCGTCTGCTGGTCTTCGTGGAGCAGCGAAAAGCATCCGCGAATCTCGCCGAAGAGTGCTGGAAGGCGGTGCTCTCGGCGACGGGGCTCGAACCTGCGCTCGTCGTCGCGCTGGCTCCCGGCAGCATTCCGCAAACGACATCCGGTAAAATTCGGCGAGGCGAAACCCTACGACGGTGGCAGCAAGGTATCCTCACTCCCCCCGAATCGGGTCGCGGGCAGAGCGCTTCCGTCAAAAGTCTATTCGGTTCCCTGAGTGGCAATTACCAGGTCGATTCGACGAACTTGGGAGACGAATGA